One genomic window of Hemitrygon akajei chromosome 1, sHemAka1.3, whole genome shotgun sequence includes the following:
- the klhl18 gene encoding kelch-like protein 18, whose amino-acid sequence MADPDEDLMLFSVSDLPVRGYGLMEEIRRQGKLCDVTLRIGDHKYSAHRIVLAASIPYFHAMFTNDMIECKQDEIVMQGMDPSALEALINFAYNGRLAIDQQNVQSLLIGASFLQLQNVKDACCTFLRERLHPKNCLGVRQFAETMMCTVLYDSANSFIHQHFVEVSTSEEFLALPYEEVLELVARDELNVKSEEQVFEAVLAWVRFNRDNRENYLPQLLTKVRLPLCRPQFLTDRVQQDDLVRCCHKCRDLVDEAKDYHLMPERRPHLPSFKTRPRCCTSIAGLIYAVGGLNSAGDSLNVAEVFDPIANRWERCQEMMTSRSRVGVAMVNGLLYAIGGFDGQSRLSTVEVYNPETDKWTKVASMNSKRSAMGTAVMDGHIYVCGGYDGISSLNSVECYAPETDKWVTVTPMNACRSAAGVTVFEGRIYVSGGHDGLQIFNTVECYNHHTTTWYPAPSMLNKRCRHGAATLGSQMYVCGGYDGSGFLSIVEVYNSSSDQWYPLVPMNTRRSRVSLVSNCGRLYAIGGYDGQYNLNSMEMYDAEMNSWTFMAPMVCHEGGVGVGCIPLLSA is encoded by the exons ATGGCAGACCCGGACGAGGATCTGATGCTCTTCAGTGTCAGCGATTTGCCGGTGCGCGGATACGGCCTGATGGAGGAGATCCGGCGCCAGGGAAAACTGTGCGACGTGACCCTGCGG ATTGGTGATCACAAGTATAGTGCCCATCGCATTGTGCTGGCTGCATCCATTCCCTACTTCCATGCCATGTTCACTAACGATATGATCGAATGCAAGCAGGATGAGATCGTCATGCAGGGAATGGACCCTAG TGCCCTGGAAGCACTTATTAACTTTGCCTACAATGGTCGACTGGCAATAGACCAACAGAATGTGCAGTCATTGTTGATCGGTGCCAGTTTCCTGCAACTACAGAATGTAAAAGATGCATGCTGCACCTTCCTCAGAGAAAG GCTGCATCCTAAAAACTGCCTGGGTGTGCGTCAGTTTGCAGAGACGATGATGTGCACTGTCCTTTATGACTCAGCCAACAGTTTCATTCATCAGCACTTTGTGGAGGTGTCCACGTCTGAGGAGTTCTTGGCGTTACCCTATGAGGAGGTATTGGAACTTGTTGCTCGAGATGAGCTCAATGTGAAATCCGAAGAACAG GTGTTTGAGGCAGTTCTTGCTTGGGTACGATTTAATCGTGACAATCGAGAGAACTATCTGCCTCAGCTGCTAACCAAAGTACGCCTCCCTCTCTGCCGACCACAGTTCCTAACTGATAGGGTCCAACAGGATGACTTGGTTCGGTGCTGCCACAAGTGCAG GGACCTTGTTGATGAGGCAAAGGATTACCATCTGATGCCAGAGCGCCGACCACACCTGCCATCTTTCAAAACACGGCCAAGATGCTGCACTTCTATTGCTGGCTTGATCTATGCCGTGGGAGGTCTCAATTCTGCTG GTGACTCTTTGAATGTGGCAGAGGTGTTTGACCCCATTGCCAATCGATGGGAGCGGTGTCAGGAGATGATGACCTCCCGGAGCCGTGTGGGTGTGGCCATGGTAAACGGGCTCTTGTATGCAATAGGTGGGTTTGATGGGCAGTCGAGGTTGAGCACAGTGGAAGTTTACAATCCAGAGACGGACAAATGGACCAAAGTGGCCAGCATGAACAGTAAgcgcag TGCAATGGGGACAGCTGTAATGGATGGACATATCTACGTCTGTGGTGGGTACGATGGAATCTCCTCCCTCAATTCAGTGGAATGTTATGCTCCAGAAACTGACAA ATGGGTGACAGTAACTCCAATGAATGCATGTCGCAGTGCAGCAGGAGTCACTGTGTTTGAAGGAAGGATCTATGTTTCAGGAGGCCATGATGGATTGCAGATATTTAACACG GTTGAATGTTACAATCATCACACCACTACCTGGTACCCTGCACCAAGTATGCTCAACAAACGCTGTCGCCATGGGGCGGCTACCCTGGGCAGCCAGATGTATGTCTGTGGCGGTTATGACGGCTCAGGTTTCCTGAGTATTGTGGAGGTTTACAACTCTTCTTCAGACCAGTGGTATCCTCTTGTTCCCATGAACACTCGTCGAAGTCGAGTGTCCCTTGTGTCAAACTGTGGCCGCTTGTATGCCATTGGTGGTTATGATGGACAATACAATTTGAACTCTATGGAAATGTACGACGCTGAGATGAATAGCTGGACGTTCATGGCACCCATGGTGTGCCACGAAGGTGGAGTTGGTGTAGGATGCATACCACTTCTCAGTGCATAG